DNA from Sulfitobacter albidus:
TCCGAGGTGATGGGCGTCATCAGCCTGATGCGTCTGGACCGCAACCAATCCGAAGTCGGATATTGGGTGGCGCCGCCGTTCTGGAACACGCACGTCGCCTCCGACGCCGTGAACGCGCTGGTGGCGGGCAATCCACTGGGCAATGACACGATGTTCGCGGCCGTTTTCCATGATAACCCTGCCTCCGCCAAAGTGCTGACGAACGCGGGTTTTCAGTATCTGGGCGACGCGGAAACCTTTTGCCTCGCGCGCAATGCGACGGTGCCGACCTGGACCTACAGCCGGAAACTCTGAAGAAGGATACGACATGAAATTCCTCGACCTTGCCAAAGTCTACATCCGCTCCGGCGCGGGCGGGGGCGGGTGCGTGTCGTTCCGGCGCGAGAAATACATCGAATTCGGGGGCCCCGACGGCGGGGACGGCGGCGGCGGCGGGACGGTCTGGGCCGAGGCCGTGGACGGGCTGAACACACTCATCGACTTTCGCTACCAGCAGCATTTCTTTGCCAAGAACGGCCAGCCCGGCATGGGCAAGCAGCGCACCGGCAAGGACGGTGATGACATCGTGCTGCGCGTGCCCGTGGGCACCGAAATCCTCGACGAGGATCAGGAAACGGTGATCGCCGATATGACCGAGCTGGGCCAACGCGTGCAGCTCGCGCGCGGCGGCAACGGAGGCTGGGGCAACCTGCATTTCAAATCCGCGACCAATCAGGCGCCGCGCCGCTCGAACCCCGGTCAGGACGGAGTGGAGCGCACGCTGTGGCTGCGCCTGAAACTGATCGCCGATGTGGGTCTGCTGGGGCTGCCGAACGCGGGAAAATCGACCTTCCTTGCCGCGACCTCCAACGCGCGGCCCAAGATCGCGGATTACCCCTTTACCACGTTGCACCCCAATCTGGGCGTTGTGGGGTGGACAACACCGAATTTGTCGTGGCCGACATCCCCGGCCTGATCGAGGGCGCCCATGAGGGCCGCGGCATCGGGGATCGGTTTCTGGGCCATGTTGAGCGTTGTGCCGTGCTGCTGCACCTCGTTGATGGCACGTCAGAGACCATCGCGCAGGACTACGCCACCATCATCGGGGAGCTTGAAGCCTACGGCGGCGCGCTGGCCGAAAAACCGCGCATCACGGTGCTGAACAAGGTTGATGCGCTGGATGAGGAAGAAGCCGCAAGCGCTTTGGATGAATTGC
Protein-coding regions in this window:
- a CDS encoding GNAT family N-acetyltransferase, with translation MTTLTAQATLHTPRFILRPVARTDLGRIEHYAADPRLAQNTPRIPHPLPPGLIAAFIERALSDDRVEDVWVMDGGAQDGSEVMGVISLMRLDRNQSEVGYWVAPPFWNTHVASDAVNALVAGNPLGNDTMFAAVFHDNPASAKVLTNAGFQYLGDAETFCLARNATVPTWTYSRKL